A genome region from Thermomonospora amylolytica includes the following:
- the egtD gene encoding L-histidine N(alpha)-methyltransferase: MDRFLTADDLDKALRRDVAAGLTATPKTLPPKWFYDEHGSALFEEITRLEEYYPTRREREILRARAAEIAAVTGAHTLLELGAGSGEKTRLLLDALSAAGTLRAYVPVDVSGDFLTAAAGRIAADYPDLTVRSVVADYEQHLHLLPSGTRRLLVFLGGTIGNFAPADRISFLSGIRATMEDGDALLLGADLVKDPGRLVRAYDDARGVTAEFNRNVLRVINRRLDADFDPGAFEHVALWDPGNEWIEMRLRSAADQTVRVAGLGLTVEFAAGEEMRTEISAKFRRERLEAELGAAGLALDTLWTDEAGDFSLSLARPA, encoded by the coding sequence GTGGACCGCTTCCTGACCGCAGACGATCTCGACAAGGCGCTCCGCCGGGACGTGGCGGCGGGCCTGACCGCCACGCCCAAGACGCTGCCGCCCAAATGGTTCTACGACGAGCACGGCAGCGCCCTGTTCGAGGAGATCACCCGCCTGGAGGAGTACTACCCGACCCGCCGGGAACGGGAGATCCTGCGCGCCCGCGCCGCCGAGATCGCCGCCGTCACCGGGGCGCATACCCTGCTGGAACTGGGCGCCGGGTCGGGGGAGAAGACCCGGCTGCTGTTGGACGCCCTGTCGGCGGCGGGCACCCTGCGGGCGTACGTGCCGGTGGACGTGTCCGGGGACTTCCTGACCGCCGCGGCCGGGCGGATCGCCGCCGACTACCCGGACCTGACGGTGCGTTCGGTGGTCGCCGACTACGAGCAGCACCTGCACCTGCTGCCGTCCGGGACGCGCCGGCTGCTGGTGTTCCTGGGCGGGACGATCGGCAACTTCGCCCCGGCCGACCGGATCTCGTTCCTGTCGGGGATCCGGGCCACGATGGAGGACGGCGACGCGCTGCTGCTGGGCGCGGACCTGGTCAAGGACCCCGGCCGGCTGGTGCGCGCCTACGACGACGCCCGCGGGGTGACCGCCGAGTTCAACCGGAACGTGCTGCGCGTGATCAACCGGCGGCTGGACGCCGACTTCGACCCCGGGGCGTTCGAGCACGTGGCGCTGTGGGACCCCGGCAACGAGTGGATCGAGATGCGGCTGCGGTCGGCCGCCGACCAGACCGTGCGGGTCGCCGGGCTGGGCCTGACCGTGGAGTTCGCGGCGGGCGAGGAGATGCGCACCGAGATCTCCGCCAAGTTCCGCCGCGAACGCCTGGAAGCCGAGCTGGGGGCCGCCGGACTGGCCCTGGACACGTTGTGGACCGACGAGGCGGGGGACTTCTCCCTGTCCCTGGCCCGCCCCGCCTGA
- the egtA gene encoding ergothioneine biosynthesis glutamate--cysteine ligase EgtA, which produces MHRLTIDDVYEHIHGVCFKNGPPGTVGAETEWLVVDRNAPGAHVAIGRLRTVVERAGPPPGGSAITFEPGGQLELSSAPFGDLAALHRALSADIEYIRAGLAEHALELAGQGVDPVRAPCFQADHPRYGCMRDYFVVGGFADAGLTMMCSTASVQVCLDIGADPADALARWRLAHALGPVLVAAFANSPLRAGRRTGLRSTRQGIWNALDPARTLPVPSGDGADPADAWARYALDAQVMLVRPRPGTGECWTGAPGMTFREWLAKGEPDLDDLVYHLSTLFPPVRPRGWLELRMIDALPVRYWPVPVAVAAALLDDPRAADAAAEATAPVAGRWAEAARDALADPALARAARACFTAALEALPRMGAAGLAPLVAEYADRYVDRGRCPADDLDHAHLLEAAP; this is translated from the coding sequence ATGCACCGGCTGACCATCGACGACGTCTACGAGCACATACACGGCGTCTGCTTCAAGAACGGCCCGCCCGGCACGGTGGGGGCGGAGACCGAGTGGCTCGTCGTCGACCGGAACGCGCCCGGCGCGCACGTCGCGATCGGCCGGCTGCGCACGGTCGTCGAGCGGGCCGGGCCGCCGCCCGGCGGAAGCGCGATCACTTTCGAGCCCGGCGGGCAGCTCGAATTGAGTTCGGCGCCCTTCGGCGACCTGGCCGCATTGCACCGGGCGCTGTCGGCCGACATCGAATACATCCGCGCCGGCCTGGCCGAACACGCGCTGGAACTGGCCGGCCAGGGCGTGGACCCGGTGCGCGCCCCGTGTTTCCAGGCCGACCATCCGCGCTACGGCTGCATGCGCGACTACTTCGTCGTCGGCGGGTTCGCCGACGCGGGCCTGACGATGATGTGCAGCACCGCGTCCGTGCAGGTCTGCCTGGACATCGGCGCCGACCCCGCCGACGCGCTGGCCCGCTGGCGGCTGGCGCACGCGCTCGGCCCGGTGCTGGTCGCCGCGTTCGCCAACTCGCCGCTGCGCGCCGGGCGGCGCACCGGCCTGCGCTCCACCCGGCAGGGGATCTGGAACGCCCTGGACCCGGCCCGCACCCTGCCGGTCCCGTCCGGCGACGGCGCCGACCCGGCCGACGCCTGGGCGCGGTACGCCCTGGACGCCCAGGTGATGCTGGTGCGGCCGCGCCCGGGGACCGGCGAGTGCTGGACCGGCGCGCCCGGCATGACGTTCCGCGAGTGGCTGGCCAAGGGCGAGCCCGACCTGGACGACCTCGTCTACCACCTGTCCACGCTGTTCCCGCCGGTCCGCCCGCGCGGCTGGCTGGAGCTGCGGATGATCGACGCGCTGCCGGTCCGGTACTGGCCGGTTCCGGTCGCCGTCGCCGCCGCGCTGCTGGACGACCCGCGCGCCGCCGACGCCGCCGCCGAGGCGACCGCCCCGGTGGCCGGCCGCTGGGCCGAGGCCGCCCGGGACGCGCTGGCCGACCCGGCGCTGGCCCGGGCCGCCCGCGCCTGCTTCACCGCCGCGCTGGAGGCGCTGCCCCGGATGGGGGCGGCCGGGCTGGCGCCGCTGGTCGCCGAGTACGCCGACCGCTACGTCGACCGGGGCCGCTGCCCCGCCGACGACCTCGACCACGCCCACCTGCTGGAGGCCGCACCGTGA
- a CDS encoding LacI family DNA-binding transcriptional regulator yields the protein MPRKRKRVTIREVAQATGLSPAAVSYALRGIQTSEETQERVRAAAEELGFQAHPIARALALGRSGMIGVLCGSLEDYWQQSLAVGIGRALFGRDRYALILDAAGDPARELDLARRLRDQRVDGLIVQPLDPAAPLWAELAETLPVVSIGDALSGGRSQGEVVFDNRSGVTQALEHLAALGHRRIGVLTSTRASTPDRPADRHVDAEAGRLGLDVTVVAASQSWTRAAEAAMDMLAAPDRPTAVFCFSDSIAYGVYAATRELKLDVPGDVSVCGYDDHPMSALLTPPLTTVDWDIDGIVDAAVRVVVDAVDGRSRGRRRVVRAPALRVRESTGPVPV from the coding sequence GTGCCCCGGAAGCGAAAACGGGTGACGATCCGCGAGGTGGCGCAGGCGACCGGACTGTCGCCTGCGGCCGTGTCCTACGCGTTGCGCGGCATCCAGACCTCCGAGGAGACGCAGGAACGCGTCCGCGCCGCCGCCGAGGAGCTGGGTTTCCAGGCCCATCCGATCGCCCGGGCGCTGGCGCTGGGCCGCAGCGGCATGATCGGGGTGCTGTGCGGGTCGCTGGAGGACTACTGGCAGCAGTCGCTGGCGGTGGGCATCGGCCGCGCCCTGTTCGGCCGGGACCGGTACGCGCTGATCCTGGACGCCGCCGGCGATCCCGCCCGGGAGCTGGACCTGGCGCGGCGGCTGCGGGACCAGCGGGTGGACGGGCTGATCGTGCAGCCGCTGGACCCGGCCGCCCCGCTGTGGGCCGAGCTGGCCGAGACGCTGCCGGTGGTGTCCATCGGCGACGCGCTGAGCGGCGGGCGCTCGCAGGGCGAGGTGGTGTTCGACAACCGGTCGGGGGTCACCCAGGCGCTGGAGCACCTGGCGGCGCTCGGCCACCGCCGGATCGGGGTGCTCACCTCCACCCGGGCCAGCACCCCCGACCGCCCCGCCGACCGGCACGTGGACGCCGAGGCCGGGCGGCTGGGCCTGGACGTCACCGTGGTCGCCGCCTCCCAGTCCTGGACGCGGGCGGCCGAGGCGGCGATGGACATGCTGGCCGCCCCGGACCGGCCCACCGCGGTGTTCTGCTTCTCCGACTCCATCGCCTACGGGGTCTACGCGGCCACCCGCGAGCTGAAGCTGGACGTCCCCGGGGACGTGTCGGTCTGCGGCTACGACGACCACCCCATGTCGGCGCTGCTCACCCCGCCGCTGACCACGGTGGACTGGGACATCGACGGCATCGTCGACGCCGCCGTGCGGGTGGTGGTGGACGCCGTGGACGGCCGGTCCCGGGGCCGCCGCCGGGTGGTGCGCGCCCCGGCGCTGCGGGTCCGCGAGTCGACCGGCCCGGTTCCGGTGTGA
- a CDS encoding ABC transporter permease, with amino-acid sequence MSPPLSAPADAEPLIRWEWIERNLSDDIAEGLREHLILSFTPVLLGLAVALPLGIACARWRRVYPFVLAATSVLYAIPAIALFVVLVAFTGLTYSTVIVPLTLYTLSVLVPAVVDGLRSVPDQVRQSAVAMGFGPLRRLVRVELPLALGVVMAGLRVATVSNISLVSVGSLIGIGGLGDLFVTGLQRDFPTPIVVGIASIIALALVADVVLLAVQRALTPWERAGRGRSAAAPEPEPVGGEQ; translated from the coding sequence GTGAGCCCCCCGCTGTCGGCCCCCGCGGACGCCGAGCCGCTGATCCGCTGGGAGTGGATCGAACGCAACCTCTCCGACGACATCGCCGAGGGGCTGCGCGAGCATCTGATCCTGTCGTTCACCCCGGTGCTGCTGGGGCTGGCGGTGGCGCTGCCGCTGGGCATCGCCTGCGCCCGCTGGCGCCGCGTCTACCCGTTCGTGCTGGCCGCCACCAGCGTGCTGTACGCGATCCCGGCGATCGCGCTGTTCGTGGTGCTGGTGGCGTTCACCGGTCTGACCTACTCCACGGTGATCGTCCCGCTGACCCTCTACACGCTGTCGGTGCTGGTCCCCGCGGTGGTGGACGGGCTGCGGTCGGTGCCCGACCAGGTCCGGCAGTCGGCGGTGGCGATGGGGTTCGGGCCGCTGCGCCGGCTGGTCCGGGTGGAGCTGCCGCTGGCGCTGGGGGTGGTGATGGCCGGGCTGCGGGTGGCCACCGTCTCCAACATCAGCCTGGTCAGCGTGGGCTCCCTGATCGGCATCGGCGGGCTCGGCGACCTGTTCGTCACCGGGCTGCAGCGCGACTTCCCCACCCCGATCGTCGTCGGCATCGCGTCGATCATCGCGCTGGCGCTGGTCGCGGACGTCGTGCTGCTGGCCGTCCAGCGCGCGCTCACCCCGTGGGAACGCGCCGGGCGGGGCCGCTCCGCAGCCGCGCCCGAGCCGGAGCCGGTCGGAGGTGAGCAGTGA
- the egtB gene encoding ergothioneine biosynthesis protein EgtB gives MTPRTDPTGPADPAGLAEDDLKELIAAELGAVRDRSLGLTTRVLDHAELTAQVSPLMSPLVWDLAHVGNYEELWLLRAAAGIDPMRPEIDSLYDAFEHPRAERPALPLLPPDEARAYIGTVRAKVLDSLERIRFREDDPLTAGGFVYGMVVQHEHQHDETMLATHQLRKGAPALLDPDEPVPARIGGLFPTEVLVEAGPFEMGTSDDPWAYDNERGAHIVDLPAYYIDTFPVTNRAYIAFIEAGGYDDPRWWDPEGWEWRSAKDRGAPGFWRREGGQWVRRRFGRVEPVPPDEPVQHVSWYEADAYARWAGKRLPTEAEWEKAARWDPAAQRSRRFPWGDAYEEGRANLGQRRLRPTPIGSFPGGASAYGVQQMIGDVWEWTSSDFTAYPGFRAFPYKEYSEVFFGPGYKVLRGGSWATHPLACRGTFRNWDYPIRRQIFTGFRCARDAVEAR, from the coding sequence GTGACACCCCGGACCGACCCGACCGGCCCGGCCGACCCGGCCGGCCTCGCCGAGGACGACCTGAAGGAGCTGATCGCCGCCGAGCTGGGCGCGGTCCGCGACCGCAGCCTGGGGCTGACCACCCGGGTGCTGGACCACGCGGAGCTGACCGCGCAGGTCTCCCCGCTGATGTCGCCGCTGGTGTGGGACCTGGCCCACGTCGGCAACTACGAGGAGCTGTGGCTGCTGCGGGCGGCGGCGGGCATCGACCCGATGCGGCCGGAGATCGACAGCCTGTACGACGCGTTCGAGCACCCCCGCGCCGAACGGCCCGCGCTGCCGCTGCTGCCGCCGGACGAGGCCCGCGCCTACATCGGCACGGTGCGGGCCAAGGTGCTGGACTCGCTGGAGCGGATCCGGTTCCGCGAGGACGATCCGCTGACCGCGGGCGGGTTCGTGTACGGGATGGTGGTCCAGCACGAGCACCAGCACGACGAGACCATGCTGGCCACCCACCAGCTCCGCAAGGGCGCTCCCGCGCTGCTGGACCCGGACGAGCCGGTGCCGGCCCGCATCGGCGGGCTGTTCCCCACCGAGGTGCTGGTCGAGGCGGGGCCGTTCGAGATGGGCACCTCCGACGACCCGTGGGCCTACGACAACGAACGCGGAGCCCACATCGTCGACCTGCCCGCGTACTACATCGACACCTTCCCGGTCACCAACCGGGCCTACATCGCGTTCATCGAGGCCGGCGGCTACGACGACCCCCGCTGGTGGGACCCCGAAGGCTGGGAGTGGCGGTCCGCCAAGGACCGCGGCGCCCCCGGGTTCTGGCGACGGGAGGGCGGCCAGTGGGTGCGCCGCCGGTTCGGGCGCGTCGAGCCGGTGCCCCCGGACGAGCCGGTGCAGCACGTGAGCTGGTACGAGGCCGACGCGTACGCCCGCTGGGCGGGCAAGCGGCTGCCCACCGAGGCCGAGTGGGAGAAGGCGGCCCGCTGGGACCCCGCCGCGCAGCGCTCCCGCCGCTTCCCCTGGGGCGACGCCTACGAGGAGGGCCGCGCCAACCTGGGGCAGCGGCGGCTGCGGCCCACCCCGATCGGGTCCTTCCCCGGCGGGGCCTCGGCATACGGGGTGCAGCAGATGATCGGGGACGTGTGGGAGTGGACGTCCTCGGACTTCACCGCCTATCCGGGATTCCGGGCGTTCCCCTACAAGGAGTACTCGGAGGTCTTCTTCGGGCCCGGCTACAAGGTGCTGCGCGGCGGGTCGTGGGCGACCCACCCGCTGGCCTGCCGGGGGACGTTCCGCAACTGGGACTATCCGATCCGGCGGCAGATCTTCACCGGGTTCCGCTGCGCCCGCGACGCGGTGGAGGCCCGCTGA
- a CDS encoding ABC transporter substrate-binding protein gives MIRIIRGAAVALAAALVLTACGEGGEDPLSGGQGGGRTLVVGSADFTESELLAEIYARALEAKGFKVERKLKIGAREVYYDQVASGAIHVFPEYNGALLQRVDKGNPATTTEQTDAALKAKLPPALEILATSKAENKDSLAVTAATAKEHDLKTIEDLKPVAGDMILGGPPEFKTRQQGVVGLEKVYGVKFKEFKSLDVGGPITVANLAKGQVQAANLFTTDPAITKNGFVVLEDPKNVFGAQNVVPLVYKSKVDATARQALDAVSAKLTTADLIAMNGQMSDQKLDPEDVAETWLEKQGLA, from the coding sequence ATGATCCGCATCATCCGCGGCGCCGCGGTGGCGCTGGCCGCCGCGCTCGTCCTGACCGCCTGCGGCGAAGGCGGCGAGGACCCGCTGTCCGGCGGCCAGGGCGGCGGGCGGACCCTGGTGGTCGGCTCGGCCGACTTCACCGAGAGCGAGCTGCTGGCCGAGATCTACGCCCGGGCGCTGGAGGCCAAGGGCTTCAAGGTCGAGCGCAAGCTCAAGATCGGCGCCCGCGAGGTCTACTACGACCAGGTCGCCTCCGGCGCCATCCACGTCTTCCCCGAGTACAACGGCGCCCTGCTGCAGCGCGTCGACAAGGGCAACCCGGCCACCACCACCGAGCAGACCGACGCCGCGCTCAAGGCCAAGCTCCCGCCGGCCCTGGAGATCCTCGCCACCTCCAAGGCCGAGAACAAGGACTCCCTGGCCGTCACCGCCGCCACCGCCAAGGAGCACGACCTCAAGACCATCGAGGACCTCAAGCCGGTGGCCGGCGACATGATCCTGGGCGGCCCGCCCGAGTTCAAGACCCGCCAGCAGGGCGTCGTCGGCCTGGAGAAGGTCTACGGCGTGAAGTTCAAGGAGTTCAAGTCCCTGGACGTGGGCGGCCCCATCACCGTCGCCAACCTCGCCAAGGGCCAGGTCCAGGCCGCCAACCTGTTCACCACCGACCCCGCCATCACCAAGAACGGCTTCGTCGTCCTGGAGGACCCCAAGAACGTCTTCGGCGCCCAGAACGTCGTCCCCCTGGTCTACAAGTCCAAGGTCGACGCCACCGCCCGCCAGGCCCTCGACGCCGTCTCCGCCAAGCTCACCACCGCCGACCTCATCGCCATGAACGGCCAGATGAGCGACCAGAAGCTCGACCCGGAGGACGTCGCCGAGACCTGGCTCGAAAAGCAGGGCCTGGCCTGA
- the egtC gene encoding ergothioneine biosynthesis protein EgtC, translated as MCRHLGYLGPPRTLESLVFEGPYSLEVQSYAPRMTQGNLLNADGFGVGWYHRGRAMRFRRAQPIWTDRSFREVAEAVEASCAVAAIRSATTRFPVDESCAQPFRAGGRLFSHNGKVADFDGVEGKLRELAGDLSHAPDARAPVDSALVFALAARRWREGAALGEGLADTVTAVAAISPGRYNLLAADGTALAATTWGDSLFVRGGPGEVLISSEPLDDDPAWRPVPDRSLVVVDRADLAGIRITPL; from the coding sequence ATGTGCCGCCATCTGGGCTACCTCGGCCCGCCCCGGACCCTGGAGTCGCTGGTGTTCGAGGGGCCGTACTCGCTGGAGGTCCAGTCGTACGCGCCCCGCATGACCCAGGGCAACCTGCTGAACGCCGACGGGTTCGGCGTCGGCTGGTACCACCGGGGCCGGGCGATGCGGTTCCGGCGGGCGCAGCCGATCTGGACCGACCGCTCGTTCCGGGAGGTCGCCGAGGCGGTGGAGGCGTCCTGCGCGGTGGCGGCGATCCGCTCGGCCACCACCCGGTTTCCGGTGGACGAGTCGTGCGCCCAGCCGTTCCGCGCCGGCGGGCGGCTGTTCAGCCACAACGGCAAGGTGGCGGACTTCGACGGGGTCGAGGGCAAGCTCCGGGAACTGGCCGGGGACCTGTCGCACGCCCCGGACGCCCGCGCCCCCGTGGACTCGGCGCTGGTGTTCGCGCTGGCGGCGCGGCGCTGGCGGGAGGGCGCCGCGCTGGGCGAGGGCCTGGCCGACACCGTGACCGCCGTGGCGGCGATCTCGCCCGGCCGCTACAACCTGCTGGCCGCCGACGGGACCGCGCTGGCCGCCACCACCTGGGGCGACTCGCTGTTCGTGCGGGGCGGGCCCGGCGAGGTGCTGATCTCCTCCGAACCCCTGGACGACGACCCGGCCTGGCGTCCCGTGCCCGACCGCAGCCTGGTCGTCGTCGACCGGGCCGACCTCGCCGGCATCCGCATCACCCCCCTGTGA
- the hutH gene encoding histidine ammonia-lyase, translating into MSIRVGDKGVEVGPEPLTFDQVVAVAREDAPVTLTDEAIRGIEATRAHVEELAARSTPVYGVSTGFGALATRHIPPELRARLQVNIIRSHAAGSGPEVEREVVRAMMLLRLRTLASGRTGVRPATARALAALLNGGVTPVVHEYGSLGCSGDLAPLSHVALALIGEGMVRDAAGELRPAAEALAEAGIEPVTLGAKEGLALINGTDGMLGMLVLAMHDLRRLLKHADLAAAMSVEALLGTDRVFAADLQALRPHPGQGTSAANLRALLADSAIMESHRGPDCTRVQDAYSLRCSPQVNGAARDTLAHAELVASRELASAVDNPVVLPDGRVESNGNFHGAPVAYVLDFLAIPAADVASMSERRTDRLLDVARSHGLPAFLADDPGVDSGHMIAQYTQAAVVSELKRLAVPASVDSLPSSAMQEDHVSMGWNAARKLRRSLDGLTRVLAVEILTAARALQLRAPLRPGPATAAVVAALRDHVPPPGPDRYLAPEIEAAVRLVQDGTLLAAAETVTGPLA; encoded by the coding sequence ATGAGCATCCGTGTGGGGGACAAGGGCGTCGAGGTCGGGCCGGAACCGCTGACGTTCGACCAGGTCGTGGCGGTGGCGCGGGAGGACGCGCCGGTCACGCTCACCGACGAGGCGATCCGCGGCATCGAGGCCACCCGCGCCCACGTCGAGGAACTGGCCGCCCGGTCCACGCCGGTGTACGGGGTGTCCACCGGGTTCGGGGCGCTGGCGACCCGGCACATCCCGCCGGAGCTGCGCGCCAGGCTGCAGGTCAACATCATCCGTTCGCACGCCGCCGGCTCCGGGCCGGAGGTCGAACGCGAGGTCGTCCGGGCGATGATGCTGCTGCGGCTGCGCACCCTGGCCAGCGGGCGCACCGGCGTCCGGCCCGCCACCGCGCGGGCCCTCGCGGCACTGCTCAACGGCGGCGTCACCCCGGTCGTGCACGAGTACGGCAGCCTGGGCTGCTCCGGCGACCTGGCCCCGCTGTCGCACGTGGCGCTGGCGCTGATCGGCGAGGGCATGGTCCGCGACGCCGCCGGGGAGCTGCGGCCCGCCGCCGAGGCGCTCGCCGAGGCCGGGATCGAGCCCGTCACCCTCGGCGCCAAGGAGGGGCTGGCGCTGATCAACGGCACCGACGGGATGCTCGGCATGCTGGTGCTGGCCATGCACGACCTGCGGCGGCTGCTCAAGCACGCCGACCTGGCCGCCGCGATGAGCGTGGAGGCGCTGCTGGGCACCGACCGGGTGTTCGCCGCCGACCTGCAGGCGCTGCGCCCGCACCCCGGGCAGGGGACGTCGGCCGCCAACCTGCGCGCGCTGCTGGCCGACTCGGCGATCATGGAGTCGCATCGCGGCCCCGACTGCACCCGCGTCCAGGACGCCTACTCGCTGCGCTGCTCCCCGCAGGTGAACGGCGCCGCCCGGGACACCCTCGCGCACGCCGAACTGGTCGCCTCCCGCGAGCTGGCCTCGGCGGTGGACAACCCGGTGGTGCTGCCGGACGGGCGGGTGGAGTCCAACGGCAACTTCCACGGCGCCCCCGTCGCCTACGTGCTGGACTTCCTGGCGATCCCCGCCGCCGACGTGGCGTCCATGTCCGAACGCCGCACCGACCGGCTGCTGGATGTGGCCCGCTCGCACGGCCTGCCGGCGTTCCTGGCCGACGACCCCGGCGTGGACTCCGGCCACATGATCGCCCAGTACACCCAGGCCGCCGTCGTCTCCGAGCTCAAGCGGCTGGCCGTTCCCGCCTCCGTGGACTCCCTGCCCAGCTCCGCCATGCAGGAGGACCACGTCTCGATGGGCTGGAACGCCGCCCGCAAGCTGCGCCGCTCCCTCGACGGCCTGACCCGCGTGCTGGCCGTCGAGATCCTCACCGCCGCCCGCGCCCTCCAGTTGCGCGCCCCCCTGCGCCCCGGTCCCGCCACCGCCGCCGTGGTCGCCGCCCTCCGCGACCACGTCCCTCCGCCCGGCCCCGACCGTTACCTGGCCCCCGAGATCGAAGCGGCCGTCCGCCTCGTCCAGGACGGCACCCTGCTGGCCGCCGCCGAGACCGTCACCGGCCCGCTCGCCTGA
- a CDS encoding IclR family transcriptional regulator — translation MHQVPSARRTLAVLRLLASSAGPLPASAIARALGLPRSSAYHLLHEMAAENFVVHLPEERLWGLGVAAFEIGSAYLRQGPLERLARLPLRRLVDRTGEIAQLGVLHGAETLYLLKEQPPRHHTLVTDVGVRLPAHLTASGRAILAHLPPAQVRALFPGPLVTRTGHGPASLRDLRRVLAEDRRRGWSIEDGHVTEGFASISACVLDHVGHPTAAVTVTFHRDSHPEPAWPALAAHVQTTAAELTRRLGGRTGQPQT, via the coding sequence GTGCACCAGGTCCCCTCGGCCCGCCGGACCCTGGCGGTGCTGCGGCTGCTGGCGTCCTCGGCCGGCCCGCTGCCCGCCTCGGCGATCGCCCGCGCCCTGGGCCTGCCGCGCTCGTCGGCGTACCACCTGCTGCACGAGATGGCCGCCGAGAACTTCGTGGTCCACCTGCCGGAGGAACGGCTGTGGGGGCTGGGCGTCGCGGCGTTCGAGATCGGTTCGGCCTACCTGCGGCAGGGCCCGCTGGAACGCCTGGCCCGGCTGCCGCTGCGCCGCCTGGTGGACCGCACCGGCGAGATCGCCCAGCTCGGCGTCCTGCACGGCGCCGAGACCCTCTACCTGCTCAAGGAGCAGCCGCCCCGGCACCACACCCTGGTCACCGACGTGGGCGTGCGGCTGCCCGCCCACCTGACCGCCAGCGGCCGCGCCATCCTCGCCCACCTGCCGCCCGCCCAGGTCCGCGCCCTGTTCCCCGGCCCCCTCGTGACCCGCACCGGCCACGGCCCCGCCTCCCTGCGCGACCTGCGCCGCGTCCTGGCCGAGGACCGCCGCCGCGGCTGGTCGATCGAGGACGGCCACGTCACCGAGGGCTTCGCCAGCATCTCCGCCTGCGTCCTCGACCACGTCGGCCACCCCACCGCCGCCGTCACGGTCACCTTCCACCGCGACTCCCACCCCGAACCCGCCTGGCCCGCCCTGGCCGCCCACGTCCAGACGACCGCCGCCGAGCTGACCCGCAGGCTCGGCGGAAGAACCGGACAGCCCCAGACCTGA
- a CDS encoding ABC transporter permease has protein sequence MNAIFSALEWFTRAQQWSGPDGIPNRVLEHVWYSLLGFALTVLIALPAGLVLGHLRRGRPAQITGFLVTSSANAARALPTLGLLILAVVLTSAGDLVPILIPLVVLAVPPVLVNTYAGVRQVEAGLRDAAEGMGMRGRQVLLRVELPVALPLILAGMRTAMIQIVSTATIAAYVGLGGLGRYIVDGYARQDYDSMAGGALLVIALAVAVQFVFAGLSRLVVSPGVRAGR, from the coding sequence GTGAACGCGATCTTCAGCGCGCTGGAGTGGTTCACCCGGGCCCAGCAGTGGAGCGGTCCCGACGGCATCCCCAACCGGGTGCTGGAGCACGTCTGGTACTCGCTGCTCGGCTTCGCCCTCACCGTGCTGATCGCGCTGCCCGCCGGGCTGGTGCTGGGGCATCTGCGGCGCGGCCGGCCGGCCCAGATCACCGGATTCCTGGTGACCTCCTCGGCCAACGCCGCCCGCGCGCTGCCCACCCTCGGCCTGCTGATCCTGGCGGTCGTGCTGACCTCCGCCGGGGACCTGGTGCCCATCCTGATCCCGCTGGTGGTGCTGGCCGTCCCGCCCGTGCTGGTGAACACCTACGCCGGCGTGCGGCAGGTCGAGGCCGGGCTGCGGGACGCCGCCGAGGGCATGGGCATGCGCGGCCGCCAGGTGCTGCTGCGGGTGGAACTGCCGGTGGCGCTGCCGCTGATCCTGGCCGGGATGCGCACCGCCATGATCCAGATCGTCTCCACCGCCACCATCGCCGCCTACGTCGGCCTCGGCGGGCTGGGCCGCTACATCGTCGACGGCTACGCCCGCCAGGACTACGACTCGATGGCCGGCGGCGCCCTGCTGGTCATCGCGCTCGCGGTGGCCGTCCAGTTCGTCTTCGCGGGACTGTCCCGCCTGGTCGTGTCCCCAGGGGTGCGGGCCGGCCGATGA